A single genomic interval of Euzebyales bacterium harbors:
- the nagA gene encoding N-acetylglucosamine-6-phosphate deacetylase, protein MAGDVEVDDGRIAAVGRAPAGREGLAVPGLIDLHVHGCGGVDFLTADGDAWDRGRRYLLAAGVTAFRPALMTAPPGMMIAALGRLASLRGESPRMLGAHLEGPFLAPNRLGAHDPRHRRDPDIALLERLLAAGPVGEVTLAPELPGALDLVELLTGRGVTVSVGHTDATAAQARAAFDAGARSVTHLCNAMRPLHHRDPGVVAAALTAGAVTVELVVDGHHLDDDMVRVIWRCAGDRVALVTDGTAAAGMTDGTYRTGGIVLTVEDGVVRNPRGALAGSALTMIDAVRNLHALGVDRAAAVMAATRVPADLAGRPDLGRLHPGAAADVVVLDDRFAVRETFVAGARVHAR, encoded by the coding sequence GTGGCCGGCGACGTCGAGGTGGACGATGGCCGGATCGCGGCGGTCGGCCGCGCCCCGGCGGGGCGCGAGGGCCTGGCCGTGCCCGGTCTGATCGATCTCCACGTGCACGGCTGCGGTGGCGTCGACTTCCTGACCGCCGACGGTGACGCGTGGGACCGCGGCCGCCGGTACCTGCTGGCCGCGGGCGTGACAGCGTTCCGGCCGGCGCTCATGACCGCCCCGCCCGGCATGATGATCGCCGCGCTGGGCCGGCTCGCCTCACTGCGCGGCGAGAGCCCGCGCATGCTCGGCGCCCACCTGGAGGGCCCGTTCCTCGCCCCGAACCGCCTGGGCGCGCACGATCCTCGGCACCGCCGGGACCCCGACATCGCGTTGCTCGAACGCCTCTTGGCGGCGGGGCCGGTCGGCGAGGTGACGTTGGCGCCCGAACTGCCGGGCGCGCTCGACCTCGTCGAGCTGCTGACCGGTCGCGGTGTGACGGTTTCGGTCGGGCACACCGACGCGACCGCCGCGCAGGCGCGCGCGGCGTTCGATGCCGGCGCGCGCAGCGTCACCCACCTGTGCAACGCGATGCGGCCGTTGCACCATCGCGACCCGGGGGTCGTCGCTGCGGCGCTGACCGCCGGCGCGGTGACGGTCGAGTTGGTCGTCGACGGGCACCACCTCGATGACGACATGGTGCGGGTGATCTGGCGGTGCGCGGGGGACCGGGTCGCGCTGGTGACCGATGGCACCGCCGCAGCCGGCATGACCGACGGCACCTACCGCACGGGTGGCATCGTGCTGACGGTCGAGGACGGAGTGGTGCGCAATCCACGCGGCGCGTTGGCCGGCAGCGCGCTGACGATGATCGACGCGGTCCGCAACCTCCACGCCCTCGGCGTCGACCGGGCGGCTGCCGTCATGGCGGCCACGCGGGTGCCGGCGGACCTGGCGGGACGCCCCGACCTGGGACGGCTGCACCCAGGAGCCGCGGCCGATGTGGTCGTGCTCGACGACCGGTTCGCCGTGCGGGAGACGTTCGTCGCGGGCGCCAGGGTGCACGCCCGATGA
- a CDS encoding GNAT family N-acetyltransferase, whose amino-acid sequence MEIRPLRPEDAEQAFQLRVHAFSSSTRGDYDAAEVYAPDEHRLVAVDGGRVVGHLAVWPVHQSFGGRAVPMAAVSAFTIAHDQRGRGIGSQMLTVALERMADAGLAISTLYPSTPVPYHRWGWEFAGEHVRRRVATRALLDVPAPAVPVELRPYAPADLDALVELNDRRAQREPGALIGGDRWLRRALQADPDEPELAVVAVRDGQVAGLLLAVKESADDGIYGLHVLRLFGADRDVERALLRCAGHHHAVAATSVLRSRTADPLLFELSSLTHLDPACEHFMTRVIDAPAAMTARGWAPVSATIELDISDERRSANHGRFVLEVADRFAVLTPGGSGRVALDVRALASLYTGFTTASALAAAGRVSGDPPTVAAMDDAFAAPAPCMRDTY is encoded by the coding sequence GTGGAGATCCGACCGCTGCGACCAGAGGACGCCGAGCAGGCGTTCCAGCTACGGGTACACGCCTTCAGCTCGTCGACGCGCGGCGACTACGACGCCGCCGAGGTGTATGCGCCCGACGAGCATCGCCTCGTCGCTGTCGACGGCGGCCGTGTGGTCGGCCACCTGGCGGTGTGGCCGGTCCACCAGTCGTTCGGAGGCCGGGCGGTTCCGATGGCAGCGGTCTCGGCCTTCACGATCGCCCATGACCAGCGTGGCCGCGGCATCGGCTCACAGATGCTCACGGTCGCGCTCGAGCGCATGGCGGACGCGGGCCTGGCGATCTCGACGCTGTATCCGTCCACGCCGGTGCCCTACCACCGTTGGGGCTGGGAGTTCGCCGGCGAGCACGTACGGCGCCGCGTCGCCACACGGGCGCTGCTGGATGTTCCGGCGCCGGCCGTTCCCGTCGAGCTGCGCCCGTATGCTCCGGCTGATCTGGACGCGCTCGTCGAGCTGAACGACCGACGGGCACAGCGTGAGCCGGGAGCGCTGATCGGCGGAGACCGCTGGCTGCGGCGCGCGCTGCAGGCCGACCCCGACGAGCCCGAACTGGCGGTCGTCGCCGTGCGCGACGGTCAGGTCGCCGGCCTGCTGCTCGCGGTCAAGGAGTCGGCCGACGACGGCATCTACGGGCTGCACGTGCTGCGGTTGTTCGGCGCCGACCGTGACGTCGAGCGGGCGTTGCTGCGCTGCGCCGGACACCATCACGCGGTCGCGGCCACGTCGGTGCTGAGGTCGCGGACCGCCGATCCGCTGCTGTTCGAACTGTCGTCGCTGACGCATCTCGATCCCGCCTGCGAGCACTTCATGACCCGCGTGATCGACGCACCGGCGGCGATGACGGCGCGTGGCTGGGCGCCGGTCTCGGCGACGATCGAGCTCGACATCTCCGACGAGCGGCGGAGCGCCAACCACGGTCGGTTCGTGCTGGAGGTGGCCGATCGGTTCGCCGTGCTCACCCCGGGGGGATCGGGCCGGGTCGCGCTCGACGTCCGGGCGTTGGCGAGCCTCTACACCGGCTTCACGACGGCATCGGCGCTGGCCGCCGCCGGGCGCGTCAGCGGCGATCCGCCAACCGTCGCCGCGATGGACGACGCGTTCGCCGCGCCTGCGCCGTGCATGCGTGACACCTACTGA